One window of Sphingomonas sp. KC8 genomic DNA carries:
- a CDS encoding TetR/AcrR family transcriptional regulator C-terminal domain-containing protein, whose protein sequence is MKRLAEHLGVGTATLYQYVGSRDELLKLAAARQVSSLDMEETDDLHWSKFLVIFAQAIQEQLVQQPQIIVQFIDAGLGPEVELEVAERFLQAMVARGFTPEEALNIQMHIGALAIAGAVAICRERASRARGRSSTARVQAALTHYAPEELPLIRRHAEHYSTEAETMLARVIAPLIERIARERGEELPGD, encoded by the coding sequence ATGAAACGCCTTGCTGAACATCTCGGTGTCGGCACTGCCACGCTTTATCAATATGTTGGCAGCCGGGACGAGCTATTGAAGCTCGCTGCGGCGCGCCAGGTGTCGTCCCTCGATATGGAGGAGACGGACGATCTGCACTGGTCGAAGTTTCTCGTGATCTTCGCCCAGGCGATCCAGGAACAACTCGTCCAGCAGCCGCAAATCATCGTCCAGTTCATCGATGCCGGGCTTGGGCCGGAAGTCGAACTCGAAGTGGCGGAGCGATTCCTGCAGGCGATGGTGGCGCGTGGCTTCACCCCGGAAGAAGCGCTCAACATCCAGATGCACATCGGCGCGCTGGCGATCGCCGGCGCCGTTGCAATTTGCCGCGAACGCGCCAGCCGCGCGCGGGGGCGTTCGTCCACCGCGCGGGTGCAGGCCGCCCTCACCCATTACGCACCGGAAGAACTGCCGCTGATCCGCCGCCACGCGGAACATTATTCTACCGAGGCTGAAACCATGCTCGCCAGGGTGATTGCCCCCCTGATCGAACGGATCGCCCGTGAGCGCGGAGAAGAATTGCCCGGGGACTGA
- a CDS encoding NADP-dependent isocitrate dehydrogenase codes for MAKITVKTPIVELDGDEMTRIIWQWIRERLILPYLDLKIEYYDLSVQKRDETGDQITIDSAKAIQKYGVGVKCATITPDEARVEEFSLKKMWKSPNGTIRNILGGVVFREPIVIKNVPRLVPGWTDPIVVGRHAFGDQYRATDFKVPGPGKLRLVWEGDNGEKIDEEVFHFPSAGVAMGMYNLDDSIRDFARASMNYALDRKWPLYLSTKNTILKAYDGRFKDLFEEVFQAEFADKFKAAEIVYEHRLIDDMVASALKWSGKFVWACKNYDGDVQSDTVAQGFGSLGLMTSVLMSPDGKTIEAEAAHGTVTRHYRMHEQGKATSTNPIASIFAWTQGLQFRGKFDGTPDVVKFAETLERVCIETVEKGHMTKDLAILIGPDQPWMTTEQFFEAIRVNLETEMANWN; via the coding sequence ATGGCCAAAATCACCGTGAAGACCCCGATCGTCGAACTCGACGGCGATGAAATGACCCGGATCATTTGGCAATGGATCCGTGAACGCCTCATCCTGCCCTATCTCGACCTCAAGATCGAATATTACGACCTGTCCGTGCAGAAGCGCGACGAGACGGGCGACCAGATCACCATCGACAGCGCCAAGGCGATCCAGAAGTATGGCGTCGGCGTGAAGTGCGCCACGATCACGCCGGACGAAGCCCGCGTCGAAGAATTCAGCCTCAAGAAGATGTGGAAGTCGCCGAACGGCACGATCCGCAACATCCTGGGCGGCGTCGTGTTCCGCGAACCGATCGTCATCAAGAACGTTCCCAGGCTCGTTCCGGGCTGGACCGATCCGATCGTCGTCGGCCGTCACGCTTTTGGTGATCAGTACCGCGCGACCGATTTCAAGGTGCCCGGCCCCGGCAAGCTGCGTCTCGTCTGGGAAGGCGACAATGGCGAAAAGATCGATGAGGAAGTGTTCCACTTCCCGTCGGCCGGTGTCGCCATGGGCATGTACAATCTCGACGATTCGATCCGCGATTTCGCCCGCGCCAGCATGAATTATGCGCTCGATCGCAAGTGGCCGCTGTACCTGTCGACCAAGAACACCATCCTCAAGGCCTATGACGGCCGCTTCAAGGATCTGTTCGAAGAAGTGTTCCAGGCCGAATTCGCGGACAAGTTCAAGGCCGCCGAAATCGTCTACGAACACCGCCTGATCGACGACATGGTCGCGTCCGCGCTCAAGTGGAGCGGCAAGTTCGTCTGGGCCTGCAAGAATTATGACGGCGACGTCCAGTCGGACACCGTGGCGCAGGGCTTTGGTTCGCTCGGCCTGATGACGTCGGTGCTGATGTCGCCGGACGGCAAGACGATCGAAGCGGAAGCCGCCCACGGCACCGTCACCCGCCACTATCGCATGCACGAACAGGGCAAGGCGACGTCGACCAACCCGATCGCGTCGATCTTCGCCTGGACGCAGGGCCTGCAGTTCCGTGGCAAGTTCGATGGCACGCCGGATGTGGTGAAGTTCGCCGAAACGCTCGAACGCGTCTGCATCGAGACGGTCGAAAAGGGCCACATGACCAAGGATCTCGCGATCCTGATCGGCCCGGATCAGCCCTGGATGACGACCGAACAGTTCTTCGAAGCGATCCGCGTCAACCTCGAAACCGAAATGGCGAACTGGAACTAA
- a CDS encoding PilZ domain-containing protein, with translation MKLEIDEDVFAPSQAQNPAFHEQRRHGRHRVMLSAKLHTAQGASTAVLLDLSEGGALVACPMPLAQGTHVVLTRGRLQAHAVIARVQGRRFGLTFDEPLAPAMVTDVVTPVARWAN, from the coding sequence ATGAAACTGGAAATCGATGAAGATGTCTTCGCGCCGTCACAGGCGCAAAATCCGGCGTTCCACGAACAGCGCCGCCACGGCCGGCACCGCGTGATGCTGTCCGCCAAGCTCCACACCGCGCAGGGCGCCTCGACCGCCGTCCTGCTCGATCTTTCCGAAGGCGGCGCGCTGGTCGCCTGCCCCATGCCGCTTGCCCAGGGCACCCACGTCGTGCTCACGCGCGGCCGGCTTCAGGCCCATGCCGTCATCGCGCGCGTCCAGGGCCGGCGCTTCGGCCTGACATTCGATGAACCGCTCGCCCCGGCCATGGTGACGGACGTCGTGACCCCGGTTGCGCGCTGGGCCAACTGA
- a CDS encoding GGDEF domain-containing protein gives MFTMFDLQDGLSGGFGSHRAVRTGQEPMYAARPENEPPSHTSLFADIGNMLVTNGLDPSPAHYELLYRYFTAGDALLVAAVNDAIRQHGVLTAAMAATIAAQRRTELSATELGRMADEAQRRLGSLASIVDRSGQDARDYGDALARNVDALESGPRSEALVALMSLTRSMIDKTRSAREELQRTAGEISVLRENLAEARKTAETDALTGLPNRRALDIKMRMAFEAAREQGKPLSIAICDIDAFKAINDLHGHQLGDKVIRFIAGSLSRHASDRLYVARYGGEEFVMLFEDMSVQAAADLIDGIRNEIASREFKVAETGRPIGRLTFSAGVAAMDGRKGPAATLKSADTALYRAKNEGRNRVCIAE, from the coding sequence ATGTTCACTATGTTTGACTTGCAGGACGGGCTATCGGGCGGTTTCGGCTCGCATCGTGCAGTCCGGACAGGCCAGGAACCCATGTACGCAGCGCGACCAGAGAATGAGCCGCCATCGCACACCAGCCTTTTCGCCGATATCGGCAATATGCTGGTGACGAACGGGCTCGATCCGTCACCGGCCCATTACGAACTGCTCTATCGATATTTCACGGCTGGCGACGCGCTGCTCGTGGCGGCGGTGAACGATGCGATCCGCCAGCATGGCGTGTTGACGGCGGCCATGGCCGCCACGATCGCGGCCCAGCGGCGTACCGAATTGTCGGCGACGGAATTGGGCCGCATGGCCGATGAAGCCCAGCGCCGGCTCGGATCGCTGGCGTCCATCGTCGATCGGTCCGGCCAGGACGCCCGCGATTATGGCGATGCCCTGGCGCGCAACGTCGATGCCCTCGAATCAGGTCCTCGTTCCGAAGCGCTGGTCGCCCTGATGTCGCTTACCCGGTCGATGATCGACAAGACGCGCAGCGCACGCGAGGAATTGCAGCGCACGGCCGGAGAAATTTCCGTGCTCAGGGAAAATCTCGCCGAAGCGCGCAAGACCGCCGAAACCGACGCGCTGACCGGCCTGCCCAATCGCCGTGCGCTGGATATCAAGATGCGGATGGCCTTCGAAGCCGCCCGCGAACAGGGCAAGCCGCTGTCGATCGCCATTTGCGACATCGATGCCTTCAAGGCGATCAATGATCTTCACGGCCATCAGCTTGGCGACAAGGTGATCCGGTTCATTGCGGGGTCCCTGTCGCGCCATGCTTCCGACCGGCTTTATGTCGCCCGCTATGGCGGCGAAGAATTTGTGATGCTGTTCGAAGACATGTCGGTGCAGGCCGCCGCCGATCTGATCGACGGCATCCGCAACGAGATCGCCTCGCGCGAATTCAAGGTTGCGGAAACCGGTCGCCCGATTGGCCGGCTTACCTTTTCCGCCGGCGTCGCGGCGATGGACGGCCGCAAGGGGCCGGCCGCCACGCTCAAAAGTGCCGACACCGCCCTCTACCGCGCCAAGAACGAAGGTCGGAACCGGGTGTGCATCGCCGAATAA
- a CDS encoding threonine aldolase family protein produces MRFFSDNAAPVADSVLAAMAAANVVDTAYDGDSLSRGLDDAFSTLFETRVAALWVSTGTAANALALGALCPPWRGIVCHRDAHINNDEAGAPEFFTHGAKLLAAEGEGAKLSPASITAVIDLIANDVHRVQPAAISITNATEYGLVYTPDEVAAIGALARARGFGLHMDGARFANAVAHLGCSPADLTWRAGVDVLSFGFVKNGGMSAEALIFFKPELAADVAIRRKRAGHLLSKGRYLAAQIHAMLADDLWLRNGAAANQAATRIAAAAGAGRLVHPVQTNEIFLAITADEAAQLRAQGFDFYDWAPNEARFVTSWSQPEHEVAALAKALAAL; encoded by the coding sequence ATGCGCTTCTTTTCCGACAACGCCGCGCCGGTTGCGGATTCCGTGCTGGCGGCAATGGCGGCGGCCAATGTCGTCGACACCGCATATGATGGCGATTCGCTGAGCCGGGGACTGGATGATGCCTTTTCCACCCTGTTTGAAACGCGTGTCGCCGCCTTGTGGGTGTCGACAGGAACGGCGGCGAACGCGCTTGCGCTGGGGGCCTTGTGCCCGCCATGGCGCGGGATCGTCTGTCATCGCGATGCGCACATCAACAATGACGAGGCGGGCGCGCCGGAATTTTTCACCCATGGCGCCAAATTGTTGGCAGCAGAAGGCGAGGGGGCAAAACTGAGCCCGGCGTCGATCACGGCGGTGATCGATCTGATCGCCAACGATGTCCACCGCGTGCAGCCGGCGGCGATATCGATCACCAACGCCACCGAATATGGGCTGGTCTATACGCCCGATGAGGTGGCGGCGATCGGCGCGTTGGCGCGGGCGCGCGGATTTGGGCTGCATATGGATGGCGCGCGTTTCGCCAATGCGGTGGCGCATCTGGGATGTTCGCCCGCCGACCTGACATGGCGGGCTGGTGTCGATGTGCTGAGTTTCGGTTTCGTCAAAAATGGCGGGATGTCGGCCGAGGCCCTGATCTTCTTCAAGCCGGAACTGGCCGCCGATGTGGCGATCCGGCGCAAGCGTGCGGGGCATCTGCTGTCCAAGGGGCGCTATCTGGCGGCCCAGATCCACGCGATGCTGGCCGATGATCTGTGGCTGCGCAACGGGGCGGCGGCTAATCAGGCGGCGACGCGGATTGCGGCTGCGGCCGGCGCTGGCCGGCTGGTTCATCCGGTTCAGACCAACGAGATTTTCCTGGCGATAACGGCGGACGAAGCCGCGCAGTTGCGGGCGCAGGGTTTCGATTTTTACGACTGGGCGCCAAACGAGGCGCGTTTCGTAACGTCGTGGAGCCAGCCCGAGCACGAGGTTGCCGCGCTGGCGAAGGCCCTTGCCGCATTATGA
- a CDS encoding DMT family transporter — MSEAPLHSTAQARVFLPLLIVTLIWSSTWLVIRDQLAVVPPTWSVAYRFGVGAVTMFIYALATRKPLRLTREGWLIAAVVGLTQFVFNFNFVYRAEHYVTSGLVAVVFALLVVPNAVFGRIFLGQGLSWRFIAGSAVAGAGIALLFVHELAAGPAGRDAVALGIGFTLLGVLSASTANVVQGAEAAKRQPMVAVLAWGMALGALANALLGFVTVGPPSFDSRPEYTAGILYLGVIGSALTFPLYFGVVRAIGPARAAYSSVVIPVLAMGLSTMFEGYRWSVLAAAGGLLTLAGLVIALRARSPAR; from the coding sequence ATGAGTGAAGCCCCGTTGCATTCCACCGCGCAGGCGCGTGTGTTCCTGCCGCTGCTGATCGTCACCCTGATCTGGAGTTCGACCTGGCTGGTCATCCGCGATCAGCTGGCGGTTGTTCCGCCAACATGGTCCGTCGCCTATCGTTTCGGTGTCGGCGCGGTGACGATGTTCATCTATGCTCTGGCGACACGAAAGCCGTTGCGGCTGACGCGCGAGGGCTGGCTGATCGCGGCGGTCGTCGGCCTCACCCAGTTCGTGTTCAATTTCAACTTCGTCTATCGCGCCGAACATTATGTCACGTCGGGGCTGGTGGCGGTCGTGTTTGCGCTGCTTGTCGTACCCAACGCCGTGTTCGGGAGGATTTTTCTCGGGCAGGGGCTGTCCTGGCGTTTCATCGCGGGGTCGGCCGTCGCGGGCGCCGGCATCGCATTGCTGTTCGTCCATGAACTGGCGGCGGGGCCGGCGGGCCGCGATGCGGTGGCGCTGGGGATCGGTTTCACCCTGCTCGGTGTCCTTTCGGCTTCCACCGCGAATGTCGTTCAGGGGGCCGAAGCGGCCAAGCGCCAGCCGATGGTGGCAGTGCTGGCGTGGGGCATGGCGCTGGGCGCATTGGCCAATGCGCTGCTGGGGTTTGTGACGGTCGGGCCGCCCAGCTTCGATTCGCGACCGGAATATACCGCCGGCATCCTCTACCTTGGGGTGATCGGATCGGCTTTGACCTTCCCCTTATATTTCGGCGTGGTCCGCGCGATCGGGCCGGCGCGGGCGGCGTATTCGAGCGTGGTGATCCCCGTGCTGGCGATGGGCCTGTCGACGATGTTCGAAGGCTATCGCTGGAGCGTGCTGGCGGCGGCGGGCGGGTTGCTGACCCTGGCCGGGCTGGTGATCGCATTGAGGGCACGCAGCCCGGCGCGATAA
- a CDS encoding epimerase — MSRILIFGPGYTAGRIASALAGEGWRVVPVTRDAMDDHAAIAAEIAAATHILSSVPPAGDADPVLVRYGALLATAPARWIGYLSSTGVYGDAGGAWVDESAPTGSGRRSARTRADADWLALHAQARVFRLPGIYGPGRSALDRVAQGAAHRIVLPGQIFSRIHVDDITAAVIASIRCGPPGAYNIADDRPAGQNAVIEYACDLLGLPPPPLQTLDEARLSPAARAFYAENRRVANGKARRLLGWQPLYPDYRAGLRALNAITSPARVSNPPAAASTLQR; from the coding sequence ATGTCCCGTATCCTGATATTCGGCCCCGGCTACACGGCGGGCCGCATCGCCAGCGCGCTGGCAGGCGAAGGCTGGCGCGTCGTCCCCGTTACCCGCGACGCGATGGACGATCACGCTGCGATCGCAGCCGAAATTGCCGCCGCGACGCATATCCTGTCCTCGGTGCCGCCTGCCGGCGACGCCGATCCGGTGCTTGTCCGTTATGGCGCGCTCCTCGCCACCGCGCCCGCACGCTGGATCGGCTATCTGTCTTCCACCGGCGTCTATGGCGATGCCGGCGGCGCGTGGGTCGATGAAAGCGCGCCAACCGGCAGCGGGCGGCGCTCGGCCCGCACCCGCGCCGATGCCGATTGGCTTGCCCTCCACGCACAGGCGCGCGTGTTTCGCCTGCCCGGCATCTACGGCCCCGGCCGCTCCGCCCTCGATCGCGTGGCGCAAGGGGCCGCCCACCGCATCGTCTTGCCCGGCCAGATCTTCAGCCGGATCCATGTCGACGATATCACCGCCGCCGTCATCGCCAGCATCCGGTGCGGCCCACCCGGCGCATACAATATCGCCGATGATCGCCCCGCCGGCCAGAATGCGGTGATCGAATATGCCTGCGATCTTCTGGGCCTGCCCCCGCCGCCATTGCAGACGCTGGACGAAGCCCGGCTATCCCCGGCGGCGCGCGCTTTTTATGCCGAAAATCGCCGCGTGGCCAACGGCAAGGCCAGGCGGTTGCTCGGCTGGCAGCCGCTCTATCCGGATTATCGCGCCGGGCTGCGTGCCCTCAATGCGATCACCAGCCCGGCCAGGGTCAGCAACCCGCCCGCCGCCGCCAGCACGCTCCAGCGATAG
- the pepN gene encoding aminopeptidase N, with amino-acid sequence MLDAQNAAAAPPPVIHREDYRPPEWLVPDVELHFDLDAAATRVRAKLSVQRNGGHRHPLKLDGDGLIPVAVRIDGEPQADAWRMDGATLLIDLPGDAHTIETEVAIAPEANSQLMGLYASGGMLCTQCEPEGFRRITFFPDRPDVLSRYVVRMEADKARFPVLLSNGDRTGGGDLADGKHWAEWRDPFFKPTYLFALVAADLQANRDSFTTRSGKPVDLAIWVAPQDLPKTEHAMAALKASMAWDEKVYGREYDLGEFNIVAVADFNFGAMENKSLNIFNSRYILADPDTATDVDYDGVAGVVAHEYFHNWSGNRVTCRDWFQLSLKEGFTVFRDQSFSADQGSAAVKRIEDVRTLRAAQFPEDSGPLAHPIRPESYMEISNFYTATIYNKGAEVIRMLHTMLGPDKFRAGSDLYFDRHDGQAATCEDFVTAMEDASGVDLGQFRLWYSQAGTPRIKASLVHEPAGGQARLTLEQMVPPTPGQPDKQPMPVPLRVALYGEVTGQIFGGERLVMLAGAHQEILFEGIGERPILSINRGFSAPVIVETDRSSADLAFLSAQDNDPFARYEAMQQLMVNTLVGAVATGKPDHRAVIDAVRETVCNSALDAAFIAEAVLLPSESFIGDQMAVVDPDAIHAAREALRQELGQELEDEWRASYAKTHANRYDYNPAAKGLRRLKTVALGYMAASGAEDASVIAFRQFRDADNMTDRQGALGTLANSAWAERAEALQMFYDRYRDNGLVIDKWFSTQAFSTRDDTIEVVEALARHPDFTLTNPNRIRSLVGAFSMNQKHFNAASGRGYRFLADFVLAVDKLNPQTAAKLIPPLGRWRRFDTARAGLMRAELERVLATPGLSKDVFEQASKSLG; translated from the coding sequence ATGCTTGACGCTCAAAATGCCGCTGCGGCCCCGCCGCCTGTCATCCACCGCGAAGATTATCGGCCGCCGGAATGGCTGGTGCCCGATGTCGAACTGCATTTCGATCTGGATGCTGCCGCGACGCGGGTGCGCGCGAAGCTGTCCGTTCAGCGCAATGGCGGGCACCGGCATCCGCTGAAGCTCGACGGCGATGGGCTGATCCCGGTTGCGGTGCGGATCGACGGCGAACCGCAGGCGGATGCGTGGCGGATGGACGGCGCGACCCTGCTAATCGACCTGCCGGGCGATGCGCACACCATCGAAACCGAAGTGGCGATCGCGCCCGAAGCCAATTCGCAGTTGATGGGGCTATATGCTTCGGGCGGGATGCTGTGCACGCAGTGCGAGCCGGAAGGCTTTCGCCGCATCACCTTCTTCCCGGATCGGCCCGATGTGCTGAGCCGTTATGTGGTGCGGATGGAGGCGGACAAGGCGCGTTTTCCGGTGCTGCTGTCCAACGGCGATCGCACCGGCGGGGGTGATCTGGCGGATGGCAAGCATTGGGCCGAATGGCGCGATCCGTTCTTCAAACCGACCTATTTGTTCGCGCTGGTCGCGGCCGATCTGCAGGCCAATCGCGACAGTTTCACCACCCGATCGGGCAAGCCGGTGGACCTTGCCATCTGGGTGGCCCCGCAGGACCTGCCCAAGACCGAACATGCCATGGCGGCGCTGAAGGCATCGATGGCGTGGGACGAAAAAGTCTATGGCCGCGAATATGATCTGGGCGAATTCAACATCGTCGCGGTGGCCGATTTCAACTTCGGCGCGATGGAAAACAAGAGCCTTAACATATTCAACTCTCGCTATATTCTGGCGGACCCCGATACCGCGACGGACGTGGACTATGATGGCGTGGCCGGCGTCGTCGCGCACGAATATTTCCACAACTGGTCGGGTAACCGGGTCACCTGCCGCGATTGGTTCCAGCTGTCACTGAAGGAAGGCTTCACCGTCTTTCGCGACCAGAGTTTTTCGGCGGATCAGGGGTCGGCCGCGGTCAAGCGGATCGAGGATGTGCGGACGTTGCGCGCGGCGCAATTCCCCGAGGATTCGGGGCCGCTGGCGCACCCGATCCGGCCCGAAAGCTATATGGAGATATCGAACTTCTATACGGCGACGATCTACAACAAGGGCGCCGAAGTGATCCGGATGCTCCACACGATGCTGGGGCCGGACAAGTTCCGTGCAGGGTCCGACCTCTATTTCGATCGGCATGACGGGCAGGCGGCGACCTGCGAGGATTTCGTGACCGCGATGGAGGATGCCTCGGGCGTCGATCTCGGCCAGTTCCGGCTATGGTATTCGCAGGCGGGAACGCCCCGGATCAAGGCATCGCTGGTGCATGAACCGGCCGGCGGACAGGCGCGGCTGACCCTGGAACAGATGGTGCCGCCAACCCCCGGCCAGCCGGACAAGCAGCCGATGCCGGTGCCGCTGCGCGTTGCGCTGTATGGCGAAGTGACCGGGCAGATTTTCGGTGGCGAACGGCTGGTGATGCTGGCGGGCGCACATCAGGAAATATTGTTCGAAGGGATTGGCGAACGGCCGATCTTGTCGATCAACCGCGGCTTTTCCGCCCCGGTGATCGTGGAAACCGATCGGTCGTCGGCGGACCTCGCCTTCCTGTCGGCGCAGGATAATGATCCCTTCGCCCGCTACGAAGCGATGCAGCAACTGATGGTCAACACGCTGGTCGGCGCGGTTGCAACCGGCAAGCCGGACCATCGCGCCGTGATCGACGCGGTGCGCGAAACGGTGTGCAATTCCGCGCTTGATGCGGCGTTCATCGCCGAAGCGGTGCTGCTTCCCAGCGAATCTTTCATCGGTGATCAGATGGCGGTGGTCGATCCCGATGCGATCCACGCCGCGCGCGAAGCGTTGCGGCAGGAATTGGGGCAGGAACTGGAGGACGAATGGCGCGCCTCTTATGCCAAGACCCACGCCAATCGGTATGACTATAATCCGGCGGCAAAGGGGCTTCGGCGGCTGAAGACGGTGGCGCTGGGCTATATGGCGGCGAGCGGCGCGGAGGATGCGTCGGTGATTGCGTTCCGCCAGTTCCGCGACGCCGACAACATGACCGATCGACAGGGCGCGCTCGGCACGCTTGCCAACAGCGCGTGGGCGGAACGGGCCGAAGCGTTGCAGATGTTCTATGATCGCTATCGCGACAACGGTCTCGTCATAGACAAATGGTTCAGCACGCAGGCCTTTTCCACGCGCGACGACACCATCGAGGTGGTCGAGGCGCTGGCCAGGCACCCCGATTTCACGCTGACCAATCCCAATCGCATCCGATCGCTGGTCGGGGCGTTTTCGATGAACCAGAAGCATTTCAACGCGGCATCCGGGCGCGGTTACCGCTTCCTTGCCGATTTCGTGCTGGCGGTGGACAAGCTCAACCCGCAGACTGCGGCCAAGCTGATACCGCCGCTTGGCCGCTGGCGGCGGTTCGATACGGCGCGGGCGGGCCTGATGAGGGCGGAACTGGAACGCGTGCTGGCGACGCCGGGGCTGTCAAAGGACGTGTTCGAACAGGCATCAAAAAGCCTCGGCTGA
- a CDS encoding cation diffusion facilitator family transporter: protein MSRTIPLAQRAALASVATACLLLALKSYAAFQTGSVAMLGSLADTGLDLVASLVTLWGVHVAATPADDNHRFGHGKAEALAALFQVALITLSAAGIGWQAVTRLMHGGSTAHAEYGIGVSIIALILTFALIAYQRHVVRQTGSLAIRADNVHYQSDLLLNGSVIVAIILDQYLGFSGADPVFGVLIALWLAWGAWGSAVTAIHQLMDKEWPEERRQKFLMVAARHPELRGIHDLRTRTSGAHDFVQFHVDVAPDMTVADAHRVMEEVEARLAEDFPGVEILIHPDPQGYVRPGDRA from the coding sequence ATGAGCCGCACGATCCCGCTTGCCCAGCGGGCTGCCCTTGCCAGCGTCGCGACGGCCTGTCTGCTGCTCGCGCTGAAATCCTATGCGGCGTTCCAGACGGGCTCGGTCGCCATGCTCGGTTCGCTTGCCGATACCGGGCTGGATCTGGTCGCATCGCTTGTCACCCTGTGGGGCGTCCACGTCGCGGCCACGCCAGCCGACGACAATCACCGTTTCGGCCACGGCAAGGCCGAGGCGCTGGCCGCCCTGTTCCAGGTCGCGCTGATCACGCTTTCGGCCGCCGGCATCGGGTGGCAGGCCGTGACACGGCTGATGCATGGCGGCAGTACGGCGCATGCCGAATATGGCATCGGCGTGTCGATCATCGCGTTGATCCTCACCTTTGCCCTGATCGCCTATCAACGCCATGTCGTGCGCCAGACCGGCAGCCTCGCCATCCGCGCCGACAATGTACATTACCAGTCGGATCTGCTGCTCAACGGATCGGTGATCGTGGCCATCATACTCGATCAATATCTGGGCTTCAGCGGGGCCGATCCGGTATTCGGCGTGCTGATCGCATTGTGGCTGGCGTGGGGTGCATGGGGATCGGCCGTCACCGCGATCCACCAGTTGATGGACAAGGAATGGCCCGAGGAGCGGCGCCAGAAGTTTCTGATGGTCGCCGCTCGCCACCCCGAACTGCGCGGCATTCACGATCTGCGCACCCGCACGAGCGGCGCGCATGATTTCGTCCAGTTCCATGTCGATGTCGCGCCGGACATGACGGTGGCCGATGCGCATCGCGTGATGGAAGAAGTGGAAGCACGGCTCGCCGAAGACTTTCCCGGCGTGGAAATCCTGATTCATCCGGACCCACAGGGATATGTCCGCCCCGGTGATCGCGCCTGA
- the pdxH gene encoding pyridoxamine 5'-phosphate oxidase yields MTSDPFALFDSWFIEARASEPNDANAMAIATVAPDGQPSLRMVLLKGHDPRGFVFYTNLESRKAGELGTTPRAALLFHWKSLRRQIRIEGTVERVSDAEGDAYFATRSRDSQLGAWASDQSRPLPDRATFEARYEAMVARFAGQDVPRPPHWSGFRVVPDRIEFWQDRAHRLHERNLYVRDGNDWTTGMLYP; encoded by the coding sequence ATGACATCCGATCCCTTTGCCCTGTTCGACAGCTGGTTCATCGAAGCACGCGCCAGCGAGCCGAACGACGCCAACGCCATGGCCATCGCCACGGTTGCGCCCGATGGCCAGCCATCGCTGCGGATGGTGCTGCTGAAAGGGCATGATCCGCGCGGCTTCGTATTTTATACCAATCTCGAAAGCCGCAAGGCGGGCGAACTTGGGACGACGCCGCGCGCAGCCTTGCTCTTCCACTGGAAATCGCTGCGCCGCCAGATTCGTATCGAAGGGACCGTGGAACGGGTGAGCGATGCGGAAGGCGACGCCTATTTCGCCACGCGCAGCCGCGATTCGCAGCTTGGTGCGTGGGCGTCCGATCAATCCCGCCCTTTGCCGGACCGCGCCACGTTCGAAGCGCGATATGAAGCAATGGTCGCGCGCTTCGCCGGGCAGGATGTCCCCCGGCCACCGCACTGGTCCGGCTTTCGCGTGGTGCCCGATCGCATCGAATTCTGGCAGGATCGCGCCCACCGCCTGCACGAACGCAACCTCTACGTCCGCGATGGGAACGATTGGACGACGGGCATGCTGTACCCATGA